In a single window of the Anaerocolumna cellulosilytica genome:
- a CDS encoding ABC transporter permease, whose translation MSKTLKDQKKASSKINSLGKQIWKYKALYLMLVLPFLQLILFKYKPMLGTVVAFKKYNIFKGMWDSPWVGFTYFKEAFASTTFWTAVKNTLVLNIGDLIVGFPIPIFLAILLYEVSSKKVRSITQLVTYLPHFLSWVIIGGIITQVFSSAGMVNTLLKNLGLSQIDFLSNPQSWRIVYWISGIWQGAGYSLIIYLAALTGVDTSLYEASYLDGAGRWRRIWHITIPQIRPTITTMLIMSLGKVMAISFDRPYMLGNALVKDTSEVISTYVYSVGLGAGRFDFAAAIGLFQSIIGVIMILSVNKIVKKLGEEGIL comes from the coding sequence ATGAGCAAGACATTAAAGGATCAAAAAAAAGCATCGTCTAAGATAAATAGTCTGGGTAAACAAATCTGGAAATATAAAGCACTTTATCTTATGTTGGTTTTACCCTTTTTACAGTTGATACTTTTTAAGTATAAACCGATGTTAGGCACGGTAGTAGCTTTTAAAAAGTATAATATTTTTAAGGGAATGTGGGATAGTCCCTGGGTAGGCTTTACATACTTTAAAGAAGCGTTTGCCTCTACCACGTTTTGGACTGCTGTTAAGAATACGTTAGTTCTGAATATTGGTGATTTGATTGTCGGTTTTCCCATTCCTATTTTTCTGGCAATACTCTTATATGAAGTGAGTAGTAAAAAGGTTCGTTCCATAACACAGCTGGTAACTTATCTGCCTCACTTTTTATCCTGGGTTATCATTGGAGGTATTATCACGCAGGTATTTTCCAGTGCAGGAATGGTAAATACCTTATTAAAGAATCTGGGCTTATCCCAGATAGACTTCTTAAGCAATCCGCAAAGCTGGAGAATTGTATACTGGATTAGCGGAATCTGGCAGGGTGCTGGTTACAGCTTGATTATATATCTGGCAGCGCTAACTGGTGTTGATACCAGTCTTTACGAAGCTTCTTATCTTGACGGCGCTGGAAGATGGAGACGTATCTGGCATATTACTATTCCGCAGATTAGACCAACTATAACAACAATGTTAATTATGAGTCTTGGTAAGGTAATGGCTATCAGTTTTGACAGACCGTACATGCTTGGCAATGCTTTAGTAAAGGATACATCTGAGGTTATCAGCACATATGTGTATTCAGTAGGTTTGGGTGCTGGCCGTTTCGATTTTGCAGCAGCGATAGGCTTATTCCAGTCGATAATAGGTGTAATTATGATTCTTTCAGTTAATAAAATTGTGAAAAAGCTTGGAGAGGAAGGTATTTTATAA
- a CDS encoding DUF6171 family protein — protein MTETESSRGYCRKCLLKDMPEEAYFKSLYEYIAHLDKDIKAEPKEYKRRLDLCQTCENLLNGMCRICGCFVELRAVVEKNYCPHSDKYW, from the coding sequence ATGACGGAGACTGAGTCAAGCAGGGGCTATTGCCGGAAATGTCTGTTAAAAGACATGCCGGAAGAGGCTTACTTTAAAAGTTTATATGAATATATTGCACATCTAGATAAAGATATTAAAGCTGAACCGAAGGAATATAAGAGAAGACTTGATTTATGCCAAACTTGTGAGAATCTTTTAAACGGAATGTGCAGAATCTGTGGCTGTTTTGTTGAGCTTCGGGCAGTTGTAGAGAAAAACTACTGTCCTCATTCGGATAAATACTGGTAA